The Juglans microcarpa x Juglans regia isolate MS1-56 chromosome 8S, Jm3101_v1.0, whole genome shotgun sequence genome has a window encoding:
- the LOC121244226 gene encoding uncharacterized protein LOC121244226: MDVWGERDSPLNKWSSNYQDFRLLWLDLLSRLDVVQLDQVTAILHKIWARRNCFVFNNKFNSPLALVRSALNDIEVYHELHLSLSTDADRLPRHIADMGWRPPSDPYYKLNFDVVSYSEKRLMGIGIVVRNSRGEVLIVASAPRSHICSAFSRECYALLRSIKLCQEMCLHQAVFEGDAKALLESVNGYNNNYSWQG; the protein is encoded by the coding sequence ATGGATGTCTGGGGGGAGAGAGATAGTCCTCTCAATAAATGGAGTTCTAATTATCAGGACTTCAGATTGTTGTGGTTGGACTTGCTTAGCAGATTGGATGTTGTGCAGCTAGATCAAGTGACTGCTATTCTACATAAGATTTGGGCTAGAagaaattgttttgtttttaataacaaatttaatagCCCACTTGCTTTAGTTAGATCAGCATTGAATGACATAGAGGTTTATCATGAATTACATCTGAGCTTATCAACTGATGCAGATAGACTACCTCGACATATTGCTGACATGGGATGGAGACCACCATCAGATCCTTACTACAAGTTAAACTTTGATGTTGTTTCTTATTCTGAAAAGAGGTTGATGGGTATTGGCATTGTGGTAAGGAACAGTAGGGGTGAGGTTTTGATTGTGGCTTCTGCTCCAAGAAGtcatatttgttctgcattttctAGAGAATGCTATGCTCTTTTAAGAAGCATTAAATTGTGCCAAGAGATGTGTTTACACCAAGCGGTCTTCGAGGGTGATGCTAAGGCATTACTTGAGAGTGTTAATGGTTATAATAATAACTATTCTTGGCAAGGGTAA